A DNA window from Citrobacter tructae contains the following coding sequences:
- the malT gene encoding HTH-type transcriptional regulator MalT: protein MLIPSKLSRPVRLDHTVVRERLLAKLSGANNFRLALVTSPAGYGKTTLVSQWAAGKNELGWFSLDEGDNQQERFASYLIAAIQQATGGHCTTSEAMVQKRQYASLTSLFAQLFIELAEWHRPLYLIVDDYHLISNPAIHEAMRFFLRHQPENLTLVVLSRNLPQLGIANLRVRDQLLEIGSQQLAFNHQEAKQFFDRRLSSPIEAAESSRMCDDVAGWATALQLIALSARQNNHSAHQSARRLAGINASHLSDYLVDEVLDSVDLSTRHFLLKSAILRSMNDALIARVTGEENGQMRLEEIERQGLFLQRMDDTGEWFSYHPLFGNFLRQRCQWELAAELPEIHRAAAESWMEQGFPSEAIHHALAAGDAHMLRDILLNHAWGLFNHSELALLEESLKALPWESLLENPRLVLLQAWLMQSQHRYSEVNTLLARAEQEMKGDMEQTLHAEFNALRAQVAINDGNPDEAERLAKLALDELPIAWFYSRIVATSVHGEVLHCKGDLTRSLSLMQQTEQMARHHDVWHYALWSLIQQSEILFAQGFLQAAWEIQEKAFQLIKEQHLEQLPMHEFLVRIRAQLLWAWARLDEAEASARSGIELLSTFQPQQQLQCLALLVQCSLARGDLDNARSLLNRLENLLGNGHYHSDWISNADKVRVIYWQMVGDKNSAANWLRHTPKPEFANNHFLQSQWRNIARAQILLGEFEPAEIVLEELNENARNLRLMSDLNRNLLLLNQLYWQAGRKNDAQRVLLDALQLANRTGFISHFVIEGEAMAQQLRQLIQLNTLPELDQHRAQRILREINQHHRHKFAHFDEGFVERLLTHPEVPELIRTSPLTQREWQVLGLIYSGYSNEQIAGELAVAATTIKTHIRNLYQKLGVAHRQDAVQHAQKLLKMMGYGV from the coding sequence ATGTTGATTCCGTCCAAATTAAGTCGTCCGGTTCGACTCGACCATACGGTGGTTCGTGAGCGCCTGTTGGCTAAACTTTCCGGCGCGAACAATTTCAGGCTTGCCCTGGTAACAAGTCCTGCTGGTTATGGAAAAACGACGCTGGTTTCACAATGGGCGGCGGGGAAAAATGAATTGGGTTGGTTCTCACTGGATGAAGGTGATAACCAGCAGGAACGTTTTGCCAGTTATCTGATTGCCGCGATCCAACAGGCGACGGGTGGACACTGCACCACCAGCGAAGCAATGGTGCAAAAACGCCAGTATGCCAGTCTGACCTCGCTGTTTGCACAGTTGTTTATTGAACTGGCCGAGTGGCATCGTCCACTGTACCTGATCGTGGATGATTACCACCTGATCTCCAATCCAGCTATTCACGAAGCGATGCGTTTCTTCCTGCGCCATCAGCCTGAGAATCTCACGCTGGTTGTGCTGTCGCGTAATTTGCCACAACTGGGAATTGCCAACCTACGTGTGCGCGATCAGCTGCTGGAAATCGGCAGCCAACAACTGGCGTTCAACCATCAGGAAGCGAAACAATTCTTCGATCGCCGTTTGTCTTCCCCTATCGAAGCGGCGGAAAGCAGCCGCATGTGCGACGACGTCGCGGGCTGGGCCACTGCATTACAGCTGATCGCCCTTTCCGCGCGCCAGAACAATCATTCCGCACACCAGTCGGCACGACGTCTGGCAGGGATCAACGCCAGTCATTTATCGGATTATCTGGTCGATGAAGTGCTGGACAGCGTGGATCTCAGTACCCGTCATTTCCTGTTGAAAAGTGCCATCCTGCGTTCAATGAACGATGCACTGATTGCGCGAGTCACCGGTGAAGAAAACGGCCAAATGCGGCTGGAAGAAATTGAGCGCCAGGGATTATTCCTGCAGCGGATGGATGACACTGGCGAATGGTTTAGCTACCACCCGCTGTTTGGCAACTTCTTACGCCAGCGCTGCCAGTGGGAACTGGCGGCGGAACTCCCCGAAATTCATCGCGCCGCCGCAGAAAGCTGGATGGAACAAGGTTTCCCCAGCGAAGCTATTCATCATGCGCTGGCGGCAGGCGACGCCCATATGCTGCGTGATATCCTGCTTAATCATGCGTGGGGGCTGTTTAACCACAGTGAACTGGCGCTGCTGGAAGAGTCGCTGAAAGCCCTGCCGTGGGAAAGCCTGCTGGAAAATCCGCGCCTGGTTCTGCTACAAGCCTGGCTGATGCAGAGCCAGCACCGCTACAGTGAAGTGAACACCCTGCTGGCACGCGCAGAGCAAGAAATGAAAGGCGACATGGAACAGACCCTGCACGCAGAATTTAACGCGCTGCGTGCTCAGGTGGCAATTAATGACGGGAATCCTGATGAAGCCGAGCGTCTGGCAAAGCTGGCGCTGGATGAGTTGCCGATCGCCTGGTTCTACAGCCGTATCGTCGCCACCTCGGTGCACGGCGAAGTCTTGCACTGTAAGGGCGATCTGACTCGCTCATTGTCGTTGATGCAGCAAACCGAGCAAATGGCACGCCACCATGATGTCTGGCATTACGCGCTGTGGAGTCTGATCCAACAAAGCGAAATTTTATTCGCCCAGGGCTTTTTACAAGCTGCCTGGGAAATCCAGGAAAAAGCGTTCCAGCTGATCAAAGAGCAGCACCTGGAACAGCTGCCAATGCACGAATTTCTGGTGCGTATCCGCGCACAATTGCTGTGGGCGTGGGCGCGCCTGGATGAAGCTGAAGCGTCTGCCCGCAGCGGTATTGAACTTCTTTCCACCTTCCAGCCGCAGCAGCAGTTGCAGTGTCTGGCACTGCTGGTTCAGTGTTCGCTGGCGCGGGGCGATCTGGACAATGCCCGCAGCCTGCTTAACCGCCTGGAAAACCTGCTGGGCAACGGACATTATCACAGTGACTGGATTTCCAATGCCGATAAGGTGCGGGTGATTTACTGGCAAATGGTGGGTGACAAAAACTCGGCCGCCAACTGGCTGCGCCACACACCAAAACCAGAGTTCGCCAATAACCACTTCCTGCAAAGCCAGTGGCGCAACATCGCCCGCGCGCAGATCCTGCTGGGTGAGTTTGAACCGGCTGAGATTGTGCTGGAAGAGTTAAACGAAAATGCGCGTAACCTGCGCCTGATGAGCGATCTTAACCGTAACCTGCTGCTGTTGAATCAGCTGTACTGGCAGGCAGGACGTAAAAATGATGCGCAGCGCGTATTACTCGACGCACTGCAACTGGCTAACCGCACCGGGTTTATCAGCCACTTTGTTATCGAAGGCGAAGCCATGGCGCAGCAGTTGCGCCAGCTGATTCAGCTCAATACGCTACCGGAACTCGATCAGCATCGCGCCCAGCGCATTCTGCGCGAGATTAATCAGCATCATCGCCACAAATTCGCCCATTTTGATGAAGGGTTCGTTGAACGTCTGCTGACCCATCCCGAAGTCCCCGAACTTATCCGCACCAGCCCGCTAACCCAGCGTGAATGGCAGGTGTTAGGGCTGATTTATTCGGGCTACAGCAACGAGCAGATCGCCGGAGAGCTGGCGGTGGCGGCGACAACAATCAAAACGCACATCCGCAATTTGTACCAAAAACTCGGCGTCGCACACCGCCAGGATGCGGTGCAGCATGCGCAGAAACTGCTGAAGATGATGGGGTATGGCGTTTAG
- a CDS encoding DeoR/GlpR family transcriptional regulator yields MKQTQRHDAIIELVKKQGYVSTEELVEHFSVSPQTIRRDLNDLADQNMILRHHGGAALPSSSVNTPWHDRKATQTAEKERIARKVATQIPNGSTLFIDIGTTPEAVAHALLNHSNLRIVTNNLNVANTLMAKEDFRIILAGGELRSRDGGIMGEATLDFISQFRLDFGILGISGIDSDGSLLEFDYHEVRTKRAIIENSRHVMLVVDHSKFGRNAMVNMGSISMVDAVYTDTLPPAGVMQVIADHHIQLELC; encoded by the coding sequence ATGAAACAAACACAACGACATGACGCGATCATTGAACTGGTAAAAAAACAGGGATACGTCAGTACCGAGGAGCTGGTGGAGCATTTCTCCGTCAGCCCGCAGACGATTCGCCGTGATCTTAACGATCTGGCCGATCAGAACATGATTTTGCGCCACCACGGCGGCGCGGCGTTGCCATCCAGCTCGGTCAACACTCCGTGGCATGACCGTAAAGCGACGCAGACGGCGGAAAAAGAGCGCATTGCCCGCAAAGTTGCCACGCAGATCCCGAATGGCTCGACGCTGTTTATTGATATCGGCACCACGCCGGAAGCGGTCGCCCACGCGCTGCTCAATCACAGCAATTTGCGCATTGTGACCAATAACCTCAATGTTGCTAATACGCTGATGGCGAAAGAGGATTTCCGCATTATTCTGGCCGGCGGCGAGCTGCGTAGCCGCGACGGCGGTATTATGGGTGAAGCCACCCTCGACTTTATTTCACAGTTTCGTCTGGACTTCGGTATTTTGGGGATCAGCGGTATCGACAGTGATGGCTCATTGCTGGAGTTTGATTATCACGAAGTTCGCACCAAACGCGCCATTATTGAGAATTCACGCCATGTGATGCTGGTGGTGGACCATTCGAAGTTTGGTCGTAACGCGATGGTGAATATGGGTAGTATCAGCATGGTGGATGCCGTGTACACCGACACCCTGCCGCCCGCTGGCGTGATGCAGGTCATTGCCGACCACCATATTCAGCTGGAGCTGTGCTAA
- the glgP gene encoding glycogen phosphorylase, protein MNAPFSYASPTLSVEALKHSIAYKLMFTIGKDPVIANKHEWLNATLFAVRDRLVERWLRSNRAQLSQETRQVYYLSMEFLIGRTLSNALLSLGIYDDVKNALEGMGLDLEDLIDEENDPGLGNGGLGRLAACFLDSLATLGLPGRGYGIRYDYGMFKQNIVDGRQKESPDYWLEYGNPWEFKRHNTRYKVRFGGRVQMEGKKMRWIETEEILAVAYDQIIPGYDTDATNTLRLWNAQASSEINLGKFNQGDYFAAVEDKNHSENVSRVLYPDDSTYSGRELRLRQEYFLVSSTIQDILSRHYQLHKTYDNLADKIAIHLNDTHPVLSIPELMRLLIDEHKFSWDDAFEVCCQVFSYTNHTLMSEALETWPVDMLGKILPRHLQIIFEINDYFLKTLQEQYPNDTGLLGRTSIIDESNGRRVRMAWLAVVVSHKVNGVSELHSNLMVQSLFADFATIFPTRFCNVTNGVTPRRWLALANPPLSKVLDENIGRTWRTDLSQLSELEQHCDYPLVNQAVRHAKLENKKRLATLIAQQLNVVVNPKSLFDVQIKRIHEYKRQLMNVLHVITRYNRIKADPDAEWVPRVNIFAGKAASAYYMAKHIIHLINDVAKVINNDPQIGDKLKVVFIPNYSVSLAQVIIPAADLSEQISLAGTEASGTSNMKFALNGALTIGTLDGANVEMLEHVGAENIFIFGNTAEEVEALRSQGYKPREYYEKDEELHQVLTQIGSGVFSPEEPGRYRDLVDSLINFGDHYQVLADYRSYVDCQDKVDELYGRPEEWTTKSMINIANMGYFSSDRTIKEYAEHIWHIDSVRL, encoded by the coding sequence ATGAATGCTCCATTTAGTTATGCATCGCCCACACTCAGCGTAGAGGCTCTTAAGCATTCTATCGCCTACAAGCTGATGTTCACGATTGGCAAGGATCCGGTCATTGCCAACAAACATGAGTGGCTTAACGCCACGTTATTCGCGGTGCGCGATCGTCTCGTGGAGCGCTGGCTGCGTTCTAACCGTGCGCAATTATCCCAGGAAACTCGCCAAGTCTATTATCTGTCAATGGAGTTTCTGATTGGCCGCACGCTTTCCAATGCACTGTTATCGTTGGGGATTTATGACGATGTCAAAAATGCGTTGGAAGGTATGGGGTTAGATCTCGAAGATCTGATCGACGAAGAAAATGACCCCGGCCTCGGCAACGGCGGTCTCGGGCGTCTGGCGGCCTGTTTCCTCGACTCGCTGGCAACGTTAGGTCTGCCGGGGCGTGGCTACGGTATTCGCTACGATTACGGCATGTTCAAACAGAACATTGTTGATGGTCGGCAGAAAGAGTCTCCTGACTACTGGCTGGAATACGGTAATCCGTGGGAGTTCAAACGCCACAATACGCGCTACAAAGTGCGCTTTGGCGGGCGTGTTCAGATGGAAGGCAAGAAGATGCGCTGGATCGAGACCGAAGAGATCCTCGCGGTGGCTTATGACCAGATTATCCCGGGTTACGATACTGACGCCACCAACACGCTGCGCCTGTGGAACGCTCAGGCCAGCAGCGAGATCAACCTCGGTAAATTTAACCAGGGCGACTACTTCGCGGCGGTGGAAGATAAAAACCACTCCGAGAACGTCTCCCGCGTACTGTACCCAGATGACTCCACCTATTCCGGGCGTGAACTGCGTCTGCGTCAGGAGTACTTCCTGGTCTCCTCGACGATCCAGGACATTCTGAGCCGCCATTATCAGCTGCACAAAACCTACGATAACCTGGCGGATAAAATCGCCATTCACCTCAACGATACCCACCCGGTGCTGTCGATTCCTGAGCTGATGCGTCTGCTGATTGATGAGCATAAGTTTAGCTGGGACGACGCGTTTGAGGTCTGCTGTCAGGTGTTTTCGTATACCAACCACACGCTGATGAGCGAAGCGCTGGAAACCTGGCCCGTCGATATGCTGGGCAAAATTCTACCGCGTCATCTGCAAATCATTTTTGAAATTAACGACTACTTCCTGAAGACGTTGCAAGAGCAGTATCCGAACGACACCGGTCTGCTGGGACGCACCTCGATCATTGATGAATCTAACGGTCGCCGTGTACGTATGGCATGGCTGGCGGTGGTGGTGAGCCACAAGGTTAACGGTGTTTCTGAGCTGCACTCCAACCTGATGGTGCAGTCGTTGTTTGCTGACTTTGCGACGATCTTCCCGACGCGTTTTTGCAACGTTACCAACGGTGTGACGCCGCGTCGCTGGCTGGCGCTGGCAAACCCGCCGCTCTCTAAGGTGCTGGACGAGAACATTGGCCGTACCTGGCGTACCGATCTCAGCCAGCTCAGCGAGCTTGAACAGCACTGTGATTACCCGCTGGTGAATCAGGCAGTACGCCATGCGAAGCTGGAGAACAAAAAGCGTCTGGCAACGCTTATTGCCCAGCAGTTGAACGTAGTGGTGAACCCGAAATCGCTGTTTGATGTGCAGATCAAGCGTATCCATGAGTACAAGCGCCAGTTGATGAACGTGCTGCATGTGATCACCCGCTACAACCGTATCAAGGCCGATCCTGACGCCGAGTGGGTGCCGCGCGTGAATATCTTCGCCGGTAAAGCAGCTTCCGCCTATTACATGGCAAAGCACATTATTCACCTGATCAACGATGTCGCTAAAGTGATCAACAACGATCCGCAAATTGGCGACAAATTGAAGGTGGTGTTTATCCCGAACTACAGCGTCAGCCTGGCGCAGGTGATTATTCCTGCCGCCGACCTGTCTGAGCAGATTTCGCTGGCCGGGACGGAAGCGTCCGGCACCAGCAACATGAAATTTGCCCTGAACGGCGCGTTGACCATCGGTACGCTGGATGGTGCCAACGTCGAGATGCTGGAGCATGTAGGCGCAGAGAATATCTTTATCTTCGGTAATACGGCGGAAGAGGTTGAAGCCTTACGCAGCCAGGGCTACAAACCGCGCGAGTATTACGAGAAAGACGAAGAACTGCATCAGGTGCTGACGCAAATTGGCAGCGGGGTCTTCAGCCCTGAGGAGCCGGGACGCTATCGTGACCTTGTGGACTCGCTGATCAACTTTGGCGATCACTATCAGGTGCTGGCAGATTATCGCAGCTATGTTGATTGCCAGGACAAGGTTGACGAACTGTATGGCCGCCCGGAAGAGTGGACCACCAAGTCGATGATTAATATCGCCAACATGGGTTACTTCTCGTCGGACAGAACGATCAAAGAGTACGCCGAACACATCTGGCATATTGATTCGGTCAGGTTGTAA
- the glpD gene encoding glycerol-3-phosphate dehydrogenase encodes METKDLIVIGGGINGAGIAADAAGRGLSVLMLEAQDLACATSSASSKLIHGGLRYLEHYEFRLVSEALAEREVLLKMAPHIAFPMRFRLPHRPHLRPAWMIRIGLFMYDHLGKRTSLPSSTGLRFGADSVMKPEIVRGFEYSDCWVDDARLVLANAQMVARKGGDVLTRTRATSARRENGLWIVEAEDIDTGKKHTWQARGLVNATGPWVKEFFDDGMHLPSPYGIRLIKGSHIVVPRVHTQKQAYILQNEDKRIVFVIPWMDEFSIIGTTDVEYQGDPKAVKIDESEINYLLQVYNAHFKKQLGRDDIVWTYSGVRPLCDDESDSPQAITRDYTLDIHDENGKAPLLSVFGGKLTTYRKLAEHAMEKLSSYYQGIGPAWTKECILPGGDIGGDREDYAAKLRRRYPFLTESLARHYSRTYGSNTEWIIGEATSIAELGEDFGHEFFEAELKYLVDHEWVRRADDALWRRTKEGMWLNAEQQSRMTQWLAEYVEKRQLSMAS; translated from the coding sequence ATGGAAACCAAAGATCTGATTGTGATAGGTGGAGGCATCAACGGTGCCGGTATCGCGGCAGATGCCGCTGGACGCGGTTTATCCGTGCTGATGCTGGAAGCGCAGGATTTAGCCTGTGCAACCTCCTCCGCCAGCTCCAAACTCATCCACGGTGGCCTGCGCTACCTGGAACACTACGAATTCCGTCTGGTCAGCGAAGCGCTGGCTGAACGCGAAGTATTGTTGAAAATGGCACCGCATATCGCCTTCCCGATGCGTTTTCGTCTGCCCCATCGCCCGCACCTGCGTCCGGCGTGGATGATCCGCATTGGTCTGTTTATGTACGATCATCTGGGCAAACGCACCAGTTTACCGAGTTCTACCGGTTTGCGTTTTGGCGCAGATTCCGTGATGAAACCTGAGATTGTGCGCGGTTTCGAATATTCTGACTGCTGGGTGGACGATGCACGACTGGTTTTGGCAAATGCCCAAATGGTCGCACGTAAAGGCGGGGACGTTTTAACCCGTACTCGCGCCACCTCTGCACGTCGTGAAAATGGTCTGTGGATTGTCGAAGCGGAAGATATCGATACCGGTAAAAAACACACTTGGCAGGCACGCGGTCTGGTTAATGCCACCGGTCCATGGGTGAAAGAGTTTTTCGACGACGGTATGCATCTGCCATCGCCATACGGTATCCGCCTGATTAAAGGCAGCCACATCGTGGTGCCACGCGTCCATACCCAGAAACAGGCTTATATCCTGCAAAACGAAGATAAACGCATTGTGTTTGTCATTCCGTGGATGGATGAGTTCTCGATCATCGGCACTACTGACGTCGAATACCAGGGCGACCCGAAAGCGGTGAAAATTGATGAAAGCGAAATCAATTACCTGCTGCAGGTCTACAACGCGCACTTCAAGAAACAACTGGGCCGCGATGATATCGTCTGGACCTACTCGGGCGTGCGTCCGTTGTGCGATGACGAGTCCGACTCGCCGCAGGCTATCACCCGTGATTACACGCTGGATATCCATGACGAAAACGGCAAAGCGCCGCTGCTGTCGGTCTTCGGCGGCAAGCTAACCACCTACCGTAAGCTGGCTGAGCACGCGATGGAAAAACTGTCGTCGTACTATCAGGGCATCGGTCCGGCGTGGACCAAAGAGTGCATCCTGCCCGGTGGTGACATCGGCGGTGACCGTGAAGATTACGCGGCAAAACTGCGCCGTCGCTACCCGTTCCTGACTGAATCGCTGGCGCGACATTATTCTCGCACCTACGGCAGCAACACCGAATGGATCATCGGCGAAGCGACCTCAATTGCCGAGTTAGGCGAAGACTTCGGTCACGAATTCTTTGAAGCCGAGTTGAAGTATCTGGTCGATCACGAATGGGTACGCCGCGCAGACGATGCGCTGTGGCGTCGCACGAAAGAAGGTATGTGGCTGAACGCCGAGCAGCAATCGCGCATGACCCAGTGGCTCGCGGAATATGTTGAGAAGCGCCAGTTGTCGATGGCGTCTTAA
- the glpG gene encoding rhomboid family intramembrane serine protease GlpG, whose protein sequence is MLMITSFANPRVAQAFVDYMATQGVILTIQQHNQTDVWLADESQAERVRAELARFLENPGDPRYLAASWQSGQTDSGLHYQRFPFLATLRERAGPVTWAVMAACVLVFIAMNVVGDQAIMLWLAWPFDPTLKFEFWRYFTHAFMHFSLMHILFNLLWWWYLGGAVEKRLGSGKLIVITVISALLSGYVQQKFSGPWFGGLSGVVYALMGYVWLRGERDPQSGIFLQRGLIIFALIWIVAGWFDLFGMSMANGAHIAGLAVGLAMAFADTIHVRKRT, encoded by the coding sequence ATGTTGATGATTACCTCTTTTGCTAACCCTCGTGTGGCGCAGGCCTTTGTTGATTATATGGCGACACAGGGCGTTATCCTGACGATTCAACAACATAATCAAACGGATGTCTGGCTGGCGGATGAATCCCAGGCTGAACGCGTGCGCGCTGAACTGGCGCGCTTTCTGGAAAACCCGGGCGATCCGCGTTATCTGGCGGCCAGTTGGCAGTCCGGTCAAACTGATAGCGGCCTGCACTATCAACGTTTTCCGTTTCTTGCCACGTTGCGCGAACGCGCCGGCCCGGTAACCTGGGCTGTGATGGCCGCGTGCGTGCTGGTGTTTATCGCCATGAACGTGGTGGGCGATCAGGCGATAATGTTGTGGTTAGCGTGGCCATTCGACCCTACGTTAAAATTTGAATTCTGGCGTTATTTCACTCACGCTTTTATGCACTTCTCGCTGATGCACATTCTCTTCAACCTGCTGTGGTGGTGGTATCTCGGCGGAGCGGTGGAAAAGCGACTGGGTAGCGGAAAACTGATCGTTATTACCGTTATCAGCGCACTGCTGAGCGGCTACGTGCAGCAGAAGTTCAGCGGCCCGTGGTTTGGCGGATTGTCTGGTGTGGTGTATGCGTTGATGGGTTATGTGTGGCTGCGCGGTGAGCGCGATCCGCAAAGCGGTATTTTCCTGCAGCGTGGTTTGATTATCTTTGCCTTGATCTGGATTGTTGCCGGCTGGTTTGATTTGTTCGGCATGTCGATGGCGAACGGCGCTCATATCGCCGGGCTGGCCGTGGGTCTGGCAATGGCATTTGCTGATACTATTCATGTGCGAAAACGAACGTAG
- the glpE gene encoding thiosulfate sulfurtransferase GlpE — protein sequence MDQFECINVEEAHQKLLHGTAVLVDIRDPQSYAMGHAPQAFHLTNDTLGSFMRDHDFDTTVLVMCYHGNSSKGAAQYLLQQGYDAVYSVDGGFDAWHRHFPAEVAYGS from the coding sequence ATGGATCAGTTTGAATGTATCAATGTTGAAGAAGCCCATCAGAAGCTGCTGCACGGAACGGCGGTGCTGGTGGATATCCGCGATCCGCAAAGCTATGCCATGGGCCATGCTCCACAGGCGTTTCACCTGACTAACGACACACTAGGGTCGTTTATGCGCGACCATGATTTCGATACCACCGTGCTGGTGATGTGTTACCACGGCAACAGCAGCAAAGGCGCGGCGCAATACCTGCTTCAACAGGGCTATGACGCGGTTTACAGTGTTGACGGTGGTTTTGACGCCTGGCATCGTCATTTTCCTGCGGAAGTGGCATACGGCTCGTAA